The genomic region GACGCCCTGATCGTTCGCAATATGAATGACGTTCCGGTAGACGTGCATGACCTCGCAGAATACGCCGCCCGCCTGTTCGACCAGTTTCAGAAGTACCCAGAAGTGTTCCGAATCGGTGTGTGGGACGGCCTGGAACGTGGCGCGGTGGGCATGAAGACAGACGCGGTTGTAGAAGCCAACCGTCACAAGGTGGCCGAAATCCGGAGGGCACAGGAACACGGCCTGCTGAGCGCGACTTTCCCGCCCAACATCCTGCTTGATCTGGTCATTGCCCTGACCCAAACCCGGCCCCTGCTGATGGATGGTTCGGAACAGGAGATTGATCACGCCGAGCGCAGGCGGGCCATTAAGGACGCAGTGAATGCCTTATTGCGTCACTAAAATCAGCCGTTCAACTCCTGTGGAATGGGACTTCACAATCTTTGGATTGAGTTTTCATTAACTCGGCAGCCGAATCGAGTTTCCCCCACCAACAAAGCTTTTATCGGAATCTACAACCGGATA from Deinococcus sp. QL22 harbors:
- a CDS encoding TetR family transcriptional regulator encodes the protein MKRDAQATRQRILEAATAEFARYGIAGARIDRIAKASGSNKAMIYAYYHSKDQLFDAVFDALIVRNMNDVPVDVHDLAEYAARLFDQFQKYPEVFRIGVWDGLERGAVGMKTDAVVEANRHKVAEIRRAQEHGLLSATFPPNILLDLVIALTQTRPLLMDGSEQEIDHAERRRAIKDAVNALLRH